In Patescibacteria group bacterium, the following proteins share a genomic window:
- a CDS encoding GDP-mannose 4,6-dehydratase: MKILVTGGAGFIGSNFIKYWVKEHPSDSIVNLDKLTYAGNLENLREVENHPKYKFVKGDICDKDLIEKLFREYKIDTVVHFAAESHVDRSILDPG, translated from the coding sequence ATGAAAATACTAGTCACAGGAGGTGCTGGATTCATTGGCTCGAACTTCATCAAATATTGGGTTAAGGAACACCCTAGCGATTCTATTGTTAACTTAGATAAACTTACTTACGCGGGGAATTTAGAGAATTTGCGAGAAGTGGAAAATCATCCAAAATATAAATTTGTCAAAGGCGATATTTGTGACAAGGATTTGATCGAAAAATTATTTCGCGAATATAAAATTGACACGGTTGTTCACTTTGCCGCCGAGTCGCATGTGGATCGTTCCATCCTCGATCCGGGGC
- a CDS encoding glucose-1-phosphate thymidylyltransferase: protein MKAIITAGGRGTRLRPFTHSNNKHLLPIANKPMILYPLEQIRDAGIKEIGIIVNETRAEIENLLGDGSTFGVSLTYIFQEKPLGIGHCLKISEEFLRGTDKFVMYLGDNVSALGIKVFVEDFAKSDKNAVMSLVKVDDLEKLKAWGVAEIEGDRVVRVEEKPQNPKPNHLGGAGIYFFDSNAFKAFSGKDAIVPSNRGEYEITSGVYRYLINHGYKVGYYNITGWWKDTGRMEDLIEANRLVLDKFDGFEVKGKIDANSKVVGDIKLGIGSIIENSNILGPVVIGENVIIKNSKIGAYTAVGDNCQIVNSEIENSILMNGASLTNLQNVSSSLIGSNAKIKKNGGAPNVSSIVVGDDSVISLA, encoded by the coding sequence ATGAAAGCAATAATTACAGCTGGCGGGCGAGGAACGCGTTTAAGACCCTTTACCCACTCCAACAATAAACATCTTTTGCCCATTGCTAATAAGCCGATGATCCTGTATCCGCTAGAACAAATACGGGATGCCGGAATAAAAGAGATTGGAATTATTGTCAACGAAACCCGCGCCGAAATAGAAAACCTACTTGGTGACGGCTCTACATTTGGAGTATCTCTTACCTATATTTTTCAAGAAAAGCCACTGGGGATTGGTCATTGTCTAAAGATTTCGGAAGAATTTTTGCGCGGGACGGATAAATTTGTAATGTATTTGGGGGATAATGTCTCGGCTCTTGGAATTAAGGTTTTTGTAGAGGATTTTGCAAAATCTGATAAAAATGCCGTAATGTCCTTAGTTAAAGTTGACGATTTGGAAAAGTTAAAAGCTTGGGGGGTGGCAGAAATAGAAGGTGATAGGGTGGTGAGAGTGGAAGAAAAGCCGCAAAACCCCAAACCCAACCATCTAGGCGGGGCGGGGATTTATTTTTTCGACTCCAACGCCTTTAAGGCTTTTAGTGGAAAGGATGCCATTGTGCCGTCAAACCGGGGGGAATACGAGATAACCTCGGGAGTTTACCGGTATTTAATTAATCACGGATACAAGGTTGGGTATTACAACATTACGGGATGGTGGAAAGATACAGGGAGAATGGAAGATTTAATAGAGGCAAACAGGCTAGTTCTGGATAAATTTGACGGTTTTGAGGTAAAGGGAAAAATTGATGCAAATTCAAAAGTAGTGGGCGATATAAAATTGGGTATTGGATCAATTATAGAAAACTCAAATATACTCGGACCCGTAGTTATTGGTGAAAATGTAATTATTAAGAATTCCAAAATTGGTGCCTATACTGCGGTGGGTGACAACTGTCAAATTGTAAATTCCGAAATAGAAAATAGCATTTTAATGAATGGGGCAAGCCTTACCAATTTGCAAAATGTTTCGTCAAGCTTAATTGGTTCTAACGCCAAGATTAAAAAGAATGGCGGCGCACCGAATGTAAGTAGTATAGTGGTTGGAGATGATAGTGTTATAAGCCTTGCTTAA
- a CDS encoding GDP-mannose 4,6-dehydratase: MNILLTGVAGFIGSNLLNTLLKKGHFVVGLDNFNEFYNPRIKRFNVEGYLKNDNFVLVEGDITNEDFLSNLFSGWGIDSIVHLAAWAGVTTSFKKPILYGNTNLMGTLNLLEMARNYGIYDVVLASSSSVYGNCEKVPFKETFGVSRPISVYAATKKCDEVIAYTYSYQFGTNISCLRFFNAFGPRQRPDMAGISFIRKIYNGNTLPIYQDLDLTSRDYTYIDDICWGINAALENRFDYEIFNLGNSEPITLGELITTTEEVVGKKAKIKFMPVRRGEVTRTFADISKAKKLLGYVPKTSFREGIQKTYEWFLSTPQWYKDLP; this comes from the coding sequence ATGAATATACTATTAACTGGAGTCGCGGGTTTTATCGGTTCTAATCTGTTGAATACTTTGTTGAAAAAAGGCCACTTTGTTGTGGGGCTTGATAATTTTAATGAGTTTTACAACCCTCGAATTAAGCGGTTTAATGTAGAGGGTTATCTAAAAAATGATAATTTTGTTTTAGTTGAAGGAGATATAACAAATGAGGATTTTTTATCCAACCTTTTTTCTGGTTGGGGAATAGATTCTATAGTGCATCTGGCTGCGTGGGCGGGGGTTACCACCTCTTTTAAAAAACCCATTTTGTATGGAAACACAAATCTTATGGGTACTCTAAATCTTTTGGAAATGGCGCGAAATTATGGGATTTATGATGTTGTGTTGGCATCGTCCTCTTCTGTTTATGGTAATTGCGAGAAAGTTCCGTTTAAGGAAACTTTTGGAGTTAGCAGGCCAATATCTGTTTATGCCGCTACCAAAAAATGCGATGAGGTTATTGCTTATACATATTCTTATCAGTTTGGTACAAATATATCCTGTTTGAGATTTTTTAACGCATTTGGTCCCAGACAGAGGCCGGATATGGCTGGAATTTCGTTTATAAGAAAAATTTATAACGGGAATACTTTGCCTATTTATCAAGATTTGGATTTAACAAGCAGAGATTATACTTATATTGACGATATTTGTTGGGGTATAAATGCTGCTTTAGAGAACCGTTTTGATTATGAAATTTTTAATTTAGGAAATTCCGAACCTATTACCCTCGGTGAATTGATAACAACAACGGAGGAAGTGGTGGGGAAGAAAGCTAAAATTAAATTTATGCCTGTAAGGAGAGGGGAAGTAACTAGAACTTTTGCCGATATTTCTAAAGCAAAAAAATTGTTGGGATATGTTCCGAAGACAAGTTTTAGGGAAGGCATTCAGAAAACTTATGAGTGGTTTTTGTCTACCCCGCAATGGTACAAAGATTTGCCATGA
- a CDS encoding glycosyltransferase family 4 protein, with the protein MKILHITYEYPLPWFGIAPNIYELIKAQVRLPGNEVTVIKGGFDKPVMSHRNLRIIGVPHLIPGLGHFFSTSPFSLFGYLYLKMFNKVDVVIGHNHVTFWFSLYKLLFGKLDKTPYIAYFHTVASQTEEIWRVHGEEASFLERHLELPLRRIAEKMALKTADFVYGESWEILEDLGVGENSYSDVLFPGIDSRHYSTKFKGLRSSYSFEGKKVILYCDYISSYGKADLLVEVLTKLPKDYSLMIVGDAEVKFLQKLKDKISKLNLDNRVTVKENVFYREYIQYYQTCDIVVLPSVRKSSHIRIIEALASSKPVLCYIPRPERKTEAVINEYCQRILKLEPEYIANKIRHILDSPPKINVDKVKSEYDWSTRAKKMEDVINNLV; encoded by the coding sequence ATGAAGATCTTACATATTACCTACGAATATCCTCTGCCTTGGTTTGGCATAGCCCCCAATATTTATGAGCTTATCAAAGCTCAAGTTAGGTTGCCTGGCAACGAGGTTACTGTAATTAAAGGAGGTTTTGACAAACCTGTTATGTCGCATAGGAATTTACGGATTATCGGAGTACCTCATTTGATACCAGGGTTGGGACATTTTTTTTCCACATCCCCTTTTTCTCTTTTTGGATACCTCTATTTGAAGATGTTCAATAAAGTTGATGTTGTCATTGGGCATAACCATGTTACATTTTGGTTTAGTTTATACAAATTGCTTTTTGGAAAACTAGATAAAACTCCTTATATAGCTTATTTTCATACAGTGGCGTCTCAAACAGAGGAAATATGGAGAGTTCATGGCGAAGAGGCAAGCTTTTTAGAGAGGCATTTGGAATTACCGCTACGCAGAATAGCTGAAAAAATGGCTTTGAAAACCGCCGATTTCGTTTACGGAGAGTCTTGGGAGATATTAGAGGACCTTGGGGTGGGTGAAAATAGTTACAGCGATGTCTTGTTTCCTGGTATAGATTCAAGACACTACTCCACGAAGTTCAAGGGTCTTAGGAGTTCTTACTCTTTTGAAGGAAAAAAGGTTATCCTGTATTGCGATTATATTTCTTCTTATGGCAAGGCGGATTTGTTAGTTGAAGTGTTAACAAAGCTTCCTAAAGATTACAGTTTAATGATTGTAGGAGATGCTGAAGTAAAATTTTTACAAAAGTTAAAAGATAAAATTTCAAAACTTAATTTAGATAATAGGGTAACTGTAAAAGAAAATGTATTTTACAGAGAGTACATACAATATTATCAAACTTGCGATATTGTAGTGCTTCCTTCTGTGCGTAAATCTAGTCATATTCGTATAATAGAAGCGCTAGCAAGTAGCAAACCGGTTCTTTGCTACATTCCTAGACCCGAGCGTAAAACGGAAGCTGTTATAAATGAGTATTGTCAACGTATATTAAAGCTCGAGCCCGAATATATTGCAAATAAAATAAGGCACATTCTAGATAGCCCTCCTAAAATTAATGTGGATAAGGTTAAAAGCGAATACGATTGGTCCACACGGGCTAAAAAAATGGAGGATGTTATTAATAATTTAGTATGA